The sequence CAGGCGTTGGGGGTGATCAGGTCGGCGCGCGGAACCAGCTCGGTCACCAGGGCCTCGGCCACCTCGGCGTTGACATAGAGGCCCTTGTCGTCGTCGCCCATGATCGGGTCGACAATGATCCGCGGCTTCTTGGCGTAGGCTCCGCCGCGATCGGCGGCGCGGATGCGGTCGATGGCGGCGGCGGCGGCGCGCACCTGGGCGCCGTTGGCGAAATAGCCGGTGATGACCAGGTCGACCACGCCGAACAGGCCGTTGGCCTCGACCCCGTCCAGGACCCCCTGGAAGGTGTCCAGCCGCACCGGATCTCCGCCCGGCGCGCCCCAGCCCGGGTGGCGGCCGAACAGCACGGTCGGGACCAGCACCGGGTCGATCTTCAGCTGCGACAGGGCCAGGGCCTGGACGAACCCGCCCACGCGGCTCGAGGCGACGTGGCTGGACAGGATCAGGGCGAGGGGCATGCGCCCCTTATCGCAGAGCCTGTCGCGAAGTCACCCCGCAAGGCGCGGGGATCAAAACTCCTCCCACGCGTCGGCTTTGGCGGCTGTGGCCAGGTTGGAGCGGGCGAAGCTGGCGGCGCGGCCCTGGGCGGCGTGGACCGGATTGGCGGCGGACCTGCGGGGCGCCGCGGCCGCGCGCTGCGACCGGCCGCCGACCTGGAAGCCCTGCATCAGGCCCGCCAGCGACTGCGCCTCATTGGCCAGGCTGTGGCTGGCGGCGGTGGACTCCTCGACCATGGCGGCGTTCTGCTGGGTCATCTGGTCCATCTGGTT is a genomic window of Phenylobacterium montanum containing:
- a CDS encoding PfkB family carbohydrate kinase, encoding MPLALILSSHVASSRVGGFVQALALSQLKIDPVLVPTVLFGRHPGWGAPGGDPVRLDTFQGVLDGVEANGLFGVVDLVITGYFANGAQVRAAAAAIDRIRAADRGGAYAKKPRIIVDPIMGDDDKGLYVNAEVAEALVTELVPRADLITPNAWEMQRLTGTPVRDARAARAAGRVVGKPSLVSSVRHGSDLAVVYADGPEAWVAAHARLAKAPNGVGDLLTALFAAALVEDQPISYAMARAVGAVYETVAAAEAWAASELPVVAMGPRLRQASSNVRIERLV